The following are encoded together in the Salvia hispanica cultivar TCC Black 2014 chromosome 6, UniMelb_Shisp_WGS_1.0, whole genome shotgun sequence genome:
- the LOC125193522 gene encoding protein SOSEKI 1-like isoform X1 encodes MAEKQLMETQEVRRLHIVYFLSRKGRIEHPHLIRVHHLSRNGVRLRDVKRWLSELRGNEIPESFSWSYKRRYKTGYVWQDLVDDDLITPISDNEYVLQGSEISSINIKEQKVKEKKQTQPTTEASVEVSSKPASEIEEESPSFGSETSTCTDDSGKVEMQKSTDTTKEEKPSIDDKVGRHWPFYSTLLSKKRSKNATVDEKTAAAEAVELCKDLASEPQCMKSKNNANSKSKMLKNLITCGDVKTNESAVVLMKKPNNKPFTSTCWSDVENVHSAALWKRDSGFGGSQRVCRIPASARQYFSGRRSLDGIEDLKKSKSEPTELKAPCAPYKPVNGPNCSQCGKVFKPEKMHAHMTSCKELKAFSKCAAADNKATNESGDSFSGHLLTLY; translated from the exons ATG GCAGAGAAACAACTAATGGAGACACAAGAAGTGAGGAGGCTTCACATCGTCTACTTTCTTAGTCGAAAGGGGCGTATCGAACACCCTCATCTCATTCGAGTCCATCATCTCTCCAGAAATGGTGTTCGATTGCGAG ATGTGAAGAGATGGTTGTCGGAGCTGCGTGGGAACGAGATACCGGAGTCGTTTTCTTGGTCATACAAGAG GAGATACAAAACAGGGTATGTGTGGCAGGATTTGGTAGATGATGATCTCATCACTCCCATTTCAGACAATGAGTATGTGCTTCAAGGATCAGAGATTTCATCCATCAATATCAAAG AGCAAAAagttaaggaaaaaaaacaaactcaaCCAACAACAGAGGCCTCAGTTGAAGTCTCATCAAAACCGGCGTCTGAAATCGAAGAAGAATCGCCGTCTTTTGGCTCAGAGACATCCACATGTACAGATGACTCGGGAAAAGTCGAGATGCAGAAAAGTACGGACACAACCAAAGAAGAAAAGCCGAGCATCGATGACAAAGTGGGGAGGCACTGGCCTTTTTACTCCACACTTTTGAGCAAGAAGAGGAGCAAGAATGCCACTGTTGATGAAAAGACTGCTGCAGCTGAGGCTGTTGAATTGTGCAAGGACTTGGCATCGGAGCCTCAATGCATGAAGAGCAAGAACAACGCAAACAGCAAATCAAAAATGCTCAAGAACCTGATCACTTGTGGGGATGTAAAGACGAATGAGTCTGCGGTTGTTCTAATGAAGAAACCAAACAACAAGCCTTTCACGAGCACGTGTTGGAGTGATGTGGAGAATGTTCATTCCGCTGCGTTGTGGAAAAGGGATAGTGGCTTCGGAGGCTCTCAGAGGGTGTGTAGGATTCCTGCTTCGGCTCGACAGTACTTTAGTGGAAG GAGGAGCCTTGATGGGATCGAGGATTTGAAGAAGAGCAAGAGTGAACCAACAGAGCTAAAAGCACCTTGTGCTCCTTATAAGCCAGTGAACGGGCCAAATTGCTC ACAATGTGGAAAGGTGTTCAAGCCAGAGAAGATGCATGCCCACATGACATCTTGCAAGGAGCTGAAAGCTTTCTCCAAATGTGCTGCTGCTGATAATAAGGCAACTAATGAAAGTGGGGACTCATTTTCTGGCCATTTGCTCACTCTTTACTAA
- the LOC125193522 gene encoding protein SOSEKI 1-like isoform X2, producing the protein METQEVRRLHIVYFLSRKGRIEHPHLIRVHHLSRNGVRLRDVKRWLSELRGNEIPESFSWSYKRRYKTGYVWQDLVDDDLITPISDNEYVLQGSEISSINIKEQKVKEKKQTQPTTEASVEVSSKPASEIEEESPSFGSETSTCTDDSGKVEMQKSTDTTKEEKPSIDDKVGRHWPFYSTLLSKKRSKNATVDEKTAAAEAVELCKDLASEPQCMKSKNNANSKSKMLKNLITCGDVKTNESAVVLMKKPNNKPFTSTCWSDVENVHSAALWKRDSGFGGSQRVCRIPASARQYFSGRRSLDGIEDLKKSKSEPTELKAPCAPYKPVNGPNCSQCGKVFKPEKMHAHMTSCKELKAFSKCAAADNKATNESGDSFSGHLLTLY; encoded by the exons ATGGAGACACAAGAAGTGAGGAGGCTTCACATCGTCTACTTTCTTAGTCGAAAGGGGCGTATCGAACACCCTCATCTCATTCGAGTCCATCATCTCTCCAGAAATGGTGTTCGATTGCGAG ATGTGAAGAGATGGTTGTCGGAGCTGCGTGGGAACGAGATACCGGAGTCGTTTTCTTGGTCATACAAGAG GAGATACAAAACAGGGTATGTGTGGCAGGATTTGGTAGATGATGATCTCATCACTCCCATTTCAGACAATGAGTATGTGCTTCAAGGATCAGAGATTTCATCCATCAATATCAAAG AGCAAAAagttaaggaaaaaaaacaaactcaaCCAACAACAGAGGCCTCAGTTGAAGTCTCATCAAAACCGGCGTCTGAAATCGAAGAAGAATCGCCGTCTTTTGGCTCAGAGACATCCACATGTACAGATGACTCGGGAAAAGTCGAGATGCAGAAAAGTACGGACACAACCAAAGAAGAAAAGCCGAGCATCGATGACAAAGTGGGGAGGCACTGGCCTTTTTACTCCACACTTTTGAGCAAGAAGAGGAGCAAGAATGCCACTGTTGATGAAAAGACTGCTGCAGCTGAGGCTGTTGAATTGTGCAAGGACTTGGCATCGGAGCCTCAATGCATGAAGAGCAAGAACAACGCAAACAGCAAATCAAAAATGCTCAAGAACCTGATCACTTGTGGGGATGTAAAGACGAATGAGTCTGCGGTTGTTCTAATGAAGAAACCAAACAACAAGCCTTTCACGAGCACGTGTTGGAGTGATGTGGAGAATGTTCATTCCGCTGCGTTGTGGAAAAGGGATAGTGGCTTCGGAGGCTCTCAGAGGGTGTGTAGGATTCCTGCTTCGGCTCGACAGTACTTTAGTGGAAG GAGGAGCCTTGATGGGATCGAGGATTTGAAGAAGAGCAAGAGTGAACCAACAGAGCTAAAAGCACCTTGTGCTCCTTATAAGCCAGTGAACGGGCCAAATTGCTC ACAATGTGGAAAGGTGTTCAAGCCAGAGAAGATGCATGCCCACATGACATCTTGCAAGGAGCTGAAAGCTTTCTCCAAATGTGCTGCTGCTGATAATAAGGCAACTAATGAAAGTGGGGACTCATTTTCTGGCCATTTGCTCACTCTTTACTAA